One genomic region from Balaenoptera musculus isolate JJ_BM4_2016_0621 chromosome X, mBalMus1.pri.v3, whole genome shotgun sequence encodes:
- the RTL3 gene encoding retrotransposon Gag-like protein 3 has protein sequence MVEDLAASYIALKLENEILQAQVQRLMEENAALQSQIPELQKPQAAKEDEPLQKPSEAQETQRPPETLDFPAALEPQELPEVKEPQKPRETQDLPSWEPSAAQEPQKSLEPPADPESLESPATQDPQAPPMVHELTGAWISHKPSEAKEPQKLPMAQEVQKPAEFKEVQEPPDTQDAPAGQGTQNSELQDPPNAQELQEAPKCQDTSTHLESLEFLAPQELQDPSDAQEFLGLLTPKEPLDGLTAAETSAASEFPQSSNGLEAEAFPLEYPLAFNGDAQKLPEFLVQLNSYMRVRGHLYPTEAALVSFVGNRFSGEAGKWFQPLVDIQSPLLEQFESFIQVLQDTFDNPENMEDANHRIRKLCQGEDHVHQYATHFHIIAQELNWDESTLCIQFQEGLASSIRDELSRTNPATNLSDLITQCITLEEKLSGKPDLSPQEASPSQEKAGFDSPPDENQPVQASSNRPHLSEAERARRREGHLCLYCGYPGHFARDCPVKPHRAQQAGNIEARR, from the coding sequence ATGGTGGAGGACTTAGCAGCCTCCTATATTGCTCTGAAATTGGAGAATGAAATTCTGCAGGCTCAAGTGCAGCGGCTGATGGAGGAAAATGCTGCCTTGCAGTCCCAGATCCCAGAGCTCCAGAAGCCCCAAGCAGCCAAAGAGGATGAACCACTCCAGAAGCCCTCAGAGGCCCAGGAGACCCAGAGACCCCCAGAGACCCTGGATTTCCCAGCAGCCTTGGAACCCCAAGAGCTCCCAGAGGTCAAGGAGCCCCAGAAGCCCAGAGAGACTCAGGACCTCCCATCCTGGGAGCCCTCAGCAGCCCAGGAGCCCCAAAAATCCTTGGAGCCCCCAGCAGATCCAGAGTCTCTGGAGTCCCCAGCAACCCAGGATCCCCAGGCACCTCCAATGGTCCACGAGCTCACAGGAGCCTGGATATCCCATAAGCCCTCAGAGGCCAAGGAGCCTCAGAAGCTCCCAATGGCCCAGGAGGTCCAGAAGCCCGCAGAATTCAAGGAGGTTCAGGAGCCCCCAGATACCCAGGATGCCCCAGCAGGCCAGGGGACCCAGAATTCAGAGCTCCAGGATCCCCCAAATGCCCAGGAGCTCCAGGAGGCACCAAAATGCCAGGACACCTCAACACACCTGGAGTCCCTTGAGTTTCTTGCCCCCCAGGAGCTCCAGGATCCTTCAGATGCCCAGGAGTTCCTAGGACTCTTAACACCCAAGGAGCCCCTGGACGGCCTAACAGCTGCTGAAACATCAGCAGCTTCAGAGTTTCCACAGTCTTCCAATGGGTTAGAGGCTGAAGCTTTCCCTCTAGAATACCCTTTAGCCTTCAATGGGGATGCCCAGAAGCTTCCTGAGTTTCTGGTTCAATTGAATAGTTACATGAGAGTCAGAGGGCACCTGTATCCCACCGAAGCAGCTCTGGTAAGCTTTGTTGGCAACCGCTTCTCAGGTGAAGCAGGAAAGTGGTTCCAGCCCTTAGTAGATATCCAAAGCCCCTTGCTGGAGCAATTTGAAAGTTTCATACAAGTGCTCCAGGATACCTTTGACAATCCAGAAAACATGGAAGATGCCAACCACCGCATCCGTAAGCTCTGCCAAGGGGAGGACCATGTCCACCAGTATGCGACCCACTTCCACATCATTGCTCAAGAGCTAAACTGGGATGAAAGCACCCTCTGCATCCAATTTCAGGAAGGGCTTGCCAGTTCTATCCGAGATGAACTGTCTCGCACAAACCCAGCCACCAACCTATCTGATCTGATCACCCAATGCATCACCCTAGAAGAGAAGTTAAGTGGTAAGCCTGATCTAAGTCCACAAGAGGCAAGTCCCTCTCAGGAGAAAGCTGGGTTTGATAGTCCACCAGATGAAAACCAGCCTGTGCAGGCTTCAAGCAATCGGCCACACCTCAGTGAAGCCGAACGAGCCCGCCGCCGTGAAGGCCACTTGTGCCTCTACTGTGGTTATCCTGGTCATTTCGCCAGAGATTGCCCTGTCAAGCCTCATCGTGCCCAGCAGGCGGGAAACATCGAGGCCCGGCGGTAA